The nucleotide sequence CCGCATATCGGTCCAGTGCTCGTTGACGTAGTCCAGGCACGCCTGGCGGTCGTCCTCGCCGTGGGCGACCGTCCAGCCCGCGGGGACCTCGGCGAAGGCCGGCCACAGGGAGTGCTGCCCCTCCTCGTTGACGAGCACGAAATAGCGGCCGTCGGGGTTCTCGAAGGGGTTGCTCATCGCTGTTCTCCTCGCTCGCGATCGGCGTCGACAGGCTTGACGGTACCGGCCGGAGCGGGCACCCGCCGAGGGGTTCCCCGAGGGCCCTGGGAAAAAGCCTGGGATACGGAAATGGCACCTTCCTGACGGAATTCAGTGTTCCGGTATGTCCCTCGCCTACGGTCCGCGGCATGGTCGCGTCCGCCACAACCGAGTCCAGAGGCTCCATGGCCATGGAGCTCACCACCGGCGACCCCGCGCTCACGGCCCGGCTGGAACGCGGGATGGACGCCTCGGAGGAGCAGCTCCGCGCTCTCGCCACCGAGGCCCGGGACCCTTTGGTCGCGGAAGTCGCCGGACATCTCTTCGGCCCCGGCGGAAAGCGGCTGCGTCCGCTTCTGGCGCTGGTCGGCGCGGAGTTCGGCGAGCGCGACCCCTCCGCCGCCGTGCAGGCCGCCACCCTGGCCGAGCTCGTGCATGTCGCCTCGCTCTACCACGACGACGTCATGGACCAGGCCCGCACCCGGCGCGGGGTTCCCAGCGTCAACGCCCGCTGGGGCAACGCCACCGCCGTACTCGCGGGCAATTGGCTGCTGTCGAAGGCGGCCCAGCTCGCCGCGGAACTCGGCCCGGAAGCCATCCGATTGCAGTCCAAGGTCACCAATCGGCTGATCATGGGCCAGATCCGGGAACTCGTCGGCCCCTCGGACGACGACGATCCGCTCTCCCACTACTTCACCGTGGTCGCGGGAAAGTCGGCCTCGCTCATCGCCATGGCGCTGCAGCTGGGGGCGGTCCGGACGGGCGCCCCGGAGCCTGCCGTCCAGGCGCTCGCCGAATACGGAGAACATCTGGGAATCGCGTTCCAGATATCCGACGACATCCTCGACATCACCTCCACCTCCGAGGTCTCCGGCAAGGAACAGGGCAAGGATCTCGCGATCGGCGTCGCCAGCCTCCCGGTGCTGCTGGCGCTGGCCGACGAGCGGCCGGAGGCAGGTGAGTTGCGCACCCTGCTGACCGCCGCCACCGCGGGCCCGGAGGGCGCCGGGCTGCCGAGGGCCGTCGCGCTGCTGCACCACTGCGGGGCCCTGGCGGAGGCGCGGACGGTGATGCACGCCCGGCTGCTGCGCGCCCGGACCGCGGTGAACGGACTGCCGGACGGGCCGGCGACGCGGGTTCTGCACGCGCTGTGCGACTTCGTGGCGCGCCGGGATCACTGACCGGCTCCCGTACGCCCTCGCCCGTCCGCGCCGTCCTCCCGGGTTCGTTTCCGTCGTCCTCCCGGGTCCGCTTCCACCGTCCTCCCGGGTCCGCATCGCGCCGTCCTCCCCGGTCCGTTTCCGTCGTCCTCCCCGATCGGCCGGTGTCGCCGTCACGACGTAGCCTGATGCCCATGGGCAGCTCACGGTCGGATGTGGTGGACGAGCCCATCGACCCCGATACCGGCCCGGCCCCGCCCGCCCGGCACCACCCCTGGCGGGGGCAGGGCCCCGTGGTCGGCGTGGTGGCGGTGGGCGGCGCGCTCGGGGCGACGGCACGCTACGGGGCGTCGCTGCTGTGGCCGACCCCGTCCGGCGCCTTCCCCTGGACGACCCTGCTGGTCAACGCCGTCGGCTGCGCGGTCATCGGCGTCTTCCTGGTGCTGATCACCGAGATGTGGACGGCCCACCGGCTGATACGGCCCTTCTTCGGCACCGGTGTGCTAGGCGGCTTCACCACCTTCTCGACGTATGCCGTGGACTTCACCCGGCTGGTCCAGGACGGCCGTTTCGCCATCGCCTTCGCCTATCTGGCGGGGACGCTCGTGGTGGCGATGGCAGCCGTATGGGCCGCCGTGGCGGCGACCCGGGGTGTCCTGGGCGCTTACGGCGGCGGGCCCGGCGGGAGGGCGGCCCGGTGACCGGCGAGCCCGCGCTGCGGCTGACCGTCTTCATCGGCGAGAACGACACCTGGCATCGCAAGCCGCTGTCCGCCGAGATCGTGCACCGCGCGCATCGCGCGGGGCTCGCGGGTGCGAGCGTGTTCCGCGGCGTCGAGGGGTACGGCTCCTCGTCCCTGATCCACACCTCGCGGCTGCTGTCGCTCGGCGAGGATTTGCCCATGGCCATCGTGATGATCGATACGGAGGAGCGGGTGCGGTCCTTCCTGCCCGAGCTGGAGGAGATCGTGGGTGACGGCCTCGTGGTGGTCGACCCGGTCGAGATCGTGCACCCCCGGGGCCGGGCCCGGTGAACTGGCTGCTGGTGATCGCGGGCGGGATGGTCGGTGCCCCGCTGCGCTATCTGACCGACCGCGCGGTCCAGGCACGGCACGACTCGGTGTTCCCCTGGGGCACGTTCATGGTCAATGTGGTGGGCTGTCTGGTGCTGGGCCTGCTGACCGGTGCGGCGGTGGAGGGGGCGGCGTCCCAGCGGCTGCAACTGCTGCTGGGCACGGGGCTGTGCGGGGCGCTGACGACGTACTCGACGTTCTCGTACGAGACCTTGCGGCTGACCGAGGAGGGCGCCCGGCTCTTCGCCGTGGCGAATGTGGTGCTGAGTGTGGCGGCCGGAGTGGGCGCCGCCTTCGCGGGTGCGGCGCTGGCCCACGCGATCTGGGGCTGACGGCACGACCCTCGCGGCGGCCTTACCGCCGCCCCGCCCCGTGGCACACGCCTCGCAGCAGCCTTACGGTTCGCACCGCCCGCCCCATCCCGCCCTACCCTCACACAGCTACGGCAGCAGTCGCGTCGTGTTCGGCGGCAGGCCGAACTCCCCCGCGGCCGCCGTCCGCAGATGCTCCAGCATCACCCGGCGCAGCTCACGCGCGGCTCGGGGCGGCGCGACGTCCTTACGGTGGGCGACGGCGATGGTGCGCTGCATATCGTGGCCCGCGAACGGCGTGATCCGCAGTCCGGACCGGGCCGCCACCATCCCCGGCAGTACGGCGATGCCGAGCCCGGCCCGTACGAAGCCCAGCACCGCGTCCATCTCGCCGCCCTCGACCGTGAAGGACGGCTCGAACCCGGCCGCCCGGCAGACCGCCGTGGTGAATTCGCGCAGGTCGTAGCCGCGCCGGAACATCACCATCGGCCGGTCCCGCAGATCCTCGACCAGGATCCGCCGACGCCGGGTGGGGGGTGGGGACGCGGGCGAGGAGGCCACCACCAGCTCCTCCCGCAACAGCTCGGTGGCGGCGAGGGCGGATGCCTGGCCGGGCAGCGGGGTGATGATCAGCGCGAGGTCCAGCTCGCCCGCGGAGAGCGTGCGGACCAGGTCCTGGGAACCGCCCTCGTCCACGATCAGCTCGATGCCCGGGAACTCGTCGTGGAAGCGGCGCAGCACATCGGGGACGAAGCTGGCGCACAGGCTCGGCGTGGCCCCCAGCCGCACCCGGCCGCGCCGTAGCTGGGCGACCTCCTGGACCTCGCGGTGCGCGGTCTCGGCGTCGGCGAGGATCTGGCGGGCCAGCGGGAGCAGTGCCTCTCCCGCGTCGGTGAGGGCGATATTGCCGCGCGCCCGGTGGAAGAGATCGGCTCCCAGCTCCCGCTCCAGGGTGCGGATCTGCTGGGACAGCGAGGGCTGGGCGACATGCAGGAGCTCCGCGGCGCGGGTGAAGTGCCGGGTCTCCGCGACGGTGGCGAAATAACGCAGCTGATGCAACTGCACACCACGATGATAGGCACCGGCTATGGACGGGCTATGGACGCCTGGCCACAACGTGCCCACGACAGATGGCCCAGGACAGATGGCCCACGACAGATGGGCCAGGACAAGGCAGCAGGGCGCCACCCGGCGACCGGCCTCGGGGTGAACGGCCGTCGCCGGGTGACGACGCGCGCCCTACTGGTGGGCGGCCAGCGCCCGCGTGCCCGGGCTACAGGATTCGAGCAGCGGGGTGAGCTCCGCCTCGGGCAGCTTCCGCGCCGCGCCGGGCCGTCCGCCGTCGAGGTGGGCGATGGACGCGTCCAGCCAGGTGCGGTGCGGTTCCACCCCGATGAACTCGGCGAGCCGGATCAGTTCCTTCTCCGGCTCCTCCAGCAGGCTCTCGTACGACAGCGCGGTGCGCTGCTCCGCAGGGACGTCGTCCAGCTTCCGCAGACCGTCGACGATCGTCTCGGACCACAGGGTGCCGAACGCGCTGAGCGGGATGGGACGCTCCATCACCAGCTCCGGGTCGTACCGGTCGCTCAACAGCGGTGCCAGGTCGGGCGGGAGCTGGGCCGCGTGCTGCGGCGTCAGCTGCTGCGGGGTCTCCAGACCGAGGTGCATGGCCATCTCCCACAGCATCGGGATCATCCGGAAGCTGAAGTGGCGGCTCATGGAGACGGCGCAGTCGGGGCCCTCGCGGTAGAGGTGCACAAAGCGCGCCTCGGGGAAGGCGCGGTGCATCTCCGGCACGCGGCCGATGGACAGGCCGGTGCGCTCGACGACGGCACCGGGGTTGCCGAACCGTGCGCCGAGGGAGACGAAAAGGGCCGTCCAGTGATCTGCCGGACGGCGGGTGGGCCAGGAGGTGACCTCGGACTCCAACTCGTCGAAGAGCGCGTCGGGATCGTCGGTCAGATGGGGCAGCACCATGACGCTGATGGCCGGAACACCGGTGGTCTCCGCGTCGAACCGCCGCTTGGGCATCCGGTGGTAGAGGAACTCGGGCGGAGTGGCGCCATTTTTGATCATGCTATTGGTGACCACATTGGGCCGGGACAGATATCCCCAGAACTCCGGGCCGCTCAGCGGAGCCTCGTCCAGCATCTCCGCATCGGGAATGCTGGCGAACAATTCATTGATGCTGAGAACATCCGGATGAATATTGATGACCTGAGACAGGGCCGTCGAACCGCACCGGCCGGTGCCGACGACAAATGTCAACTTCTGGTTGACCACGCGCACTTCCTCCCGTTTTCTCGGACAACTAGTCGCTTCCCTAGTAGCCGTTCCCATAGTGGCCCATGACACAGCGCAGCCCATTCGGCGGCCGCGGCGATGCTAATGGACGCCCGGGGCGACGATGACTACGACCATGGAACAGGGGAAACACACACAAGGGGACGCGAGGGGGCGAACTCGAGGTTCAGTAGTTTCCGACACTTTTGCGCAACTTTCACATCCGACAGGGGTGTTACCCCCAGCAACCCCCCAACCACCAGCGGCGAAGCGCGATCTGAGAGTCGACGTGCGGCTTCACAACTCGGTTACGGGGGCGAAACCGTAATCGAACAGTTTCTCCCGTGACGAGACGGTCATCTTTTCCTACCAACAGCACTGCTAGAGTGCGCATCCGCCCCATACCCCTGATCCCGGGCTGGCATGCCCAACCCGGCCGGGAGGGGCGGAAGAAGAGGCGACATGACACAGAGCAGCCATACCGCCGCACAGGGTGTCAACAACGGAAGGGATCTGGGGCACAACAGCGGGGCGGCATTTTCGACTCGGGGGACGATGCATTACCAGGTGCGCCATGCACGGTGATTCGCTTTCAAGACCCCCTGCGCATACGTTAAATCGGGGAAGGTGTTTCGTACGTGTTGGTGGAGCGCGATCAGGAGATGGCCCGGCTCAATCGGCTCCTCTTCGAGGGCGCCCGCGAGGGAAGCCGGCTCGCCGTGATCAGCGGCGCCGTTACGTCGGGAAAGACCGCACTGCTGCACACCGTGGCGGACACGGCGGGTGGACGCGGCGTCCGGGTGCTGCCCGCGGTCGCCTCCGCCTCGGAGCAGAAGTTCCCCTATGCCGTGCTCGAGCAGCTCTACCAGGGCGTGCCGGCCCATCTGCGGCCCTCCCGGCCGCGGCCCGGCCTCGAGGCGCTCCGGAACCCGCACGGCCCGGTCGAGGCCGAACTCCCGCTGCTCCAGGACTTCCACCGCACGCTCGACGAGCTGACCGGGGACGCCCCCCTGCTGATCGCCATCGACGACGTCCAGTTCGCCGACCTTCCGTCGCTGCGCTGCCTGGCGTACGGCATCCGCCGCTGCCGCTCGGAGGCGCTGTCCGTCGTGGTCAGCCGCGGGTCGCTGACCGGCCCCGCCGCCACGGCCCTGGACGAGCTGCTGCACGAGCCGAAGGTGTGCCATGTCCGGCTCGCCCCGCTCACCGTCGCGGGCGTCTCCACGCTGCTGACCCAGGAGTTGGGCACCGCGGAGGCCGGGCGGCACGCCGCCGCGTACCACGAGATGACCGGCGGCAATCTGCTGCTGCTGCGCGGCCTCCTGGACGACCGGTTCTCCCGCCTCACCCGCGGCCCCCTCGACCCGGCGCCCGGAACGGACGCCCCGGTGGCCGGGGAGCTGTTCCGGCAGGCGGCGCTGTCCTGCGTGTACCGCGGCGGCCCGGCCCACCGCCGGGTGGCCCACGGGGTCGCGCTGCTGGGTGACGCCACGTCCGTTCCCCTGCTGAGCAGGCTGATCGAGGTCGAGGAGCGGCTGGTCCGGCAGTCCGTCGGGCTGCTCACCGAGGTGGGCATCCTGCACGGCGGGCGGTTCCGCAGCGACTCGGTGCGCACCGTACTGCTGGACGATCTGGAGCTGCACGAGCTCGGCCCGCTGCACCTGCGGGCCGCCCGGCTGCTGTACGAGGAGGGCGCCGACCCCATCGACGTGGCCCGCCATCTCCTCAGCCACGAGGCGCCCGGGCCGGTCGAGGAGTGGATCTCGCAGGCGCTGTGCGACGCGGCCGTGCACGCCATCGCCGCGGACCGCAGAGAACTCGCCATGAACTGCCTGCAGATGGCCGACCGGTACAGCACCGACGAGCGCGAGGCGCTGCAGCTCCAGGCGACCATGGTGCAGGCCATGTGGCCGTTCAACCCGCTGTCCCAGATGCGGCGGCTGCAGGCGCTGGCCGGTCCGGCCGGCAGCGGGCTGCTGCCCGCGCCGCAGACCATCCCGGTCGTCATCGGGCTGCTGGGGCTGGGGCGGATGGGCGAGGCCGCCGCCGCGCTGGAGCAGGTCAGCCGGGCCGCCGACGAGCACCCGGGCACCGATCTTGACACCGCGCTGCGCGCCATCCGGCTCGCGCTGTCCTCCACCTACCCCGACCACCCCGAACTGCGGCCCTTCCTGGACCAGGAGGAGTCCGACGGCCCTTGGGACATCGGCCCGCTGTCGCCTGACCAGTCCCCGGAGTCGCCCCAGCTCACCGCGTTCCGGGCGCTGCGGACCGTACTGAGCCGCGGTGTCGACGAGCGCGCCGTGCGGGCCGCGGAGCGGGTGCTGGAGACAGTCCGGCTCTCCGACCGGACGATGCTGACGGTGCACGCCGCGCTGCAGACGCTGGTGTACGCGGACCGCCACGCCACCGCCACCAGTTGGTGCGACCGGCTGATCGAGGAGACCTCGGAGCGGGGCGCCAAGGCGCTGCTGGCCTACTTCTGTGTGCTGCGGGCCCAGATCGCGCTGCGCGTCGGACGGTTGCGGGACACGGTCCGGTACGCGGAGCGGGCGCTGGAGGAGCTTCCGGCGCGCGGCTGGGGGGTCACCGTCGGCATGCCGCTCGGGATGCTGATCAACGCGCACACCGCGATGGGCAACCACGACGCGGCGGCCGAACTGCTCGCCCGGCCGGTGCCGGAGGAGATGTACCGGAACCGCTTCGGGCTGCACTACCTCTACGCACGGGCCCGCCATCAGCTGGCCACCGGCCGGCAGCACGCGGCCCTCACCGACTTCCGCGCCTGTGGCGAGAAGATGGCCGCCTGGGGCCTGGACTCGCCCGCCACCCTGACCTGGCGGCTCGGTGCCGCCGAGACCTGGCTGACCCTGGGCGGCCAGGAGCGGGCGGCGCGGCTGGCGGAGGAGCAGTTGGAGCTGGCCGGGGAGTCCTCGTCCCGCACCCGCGGCGCCGCGCTGCGGGTCCTGGCCGCCACCCGGCCGCTGAACGAGCGGATCGCGCTGCTGCAGCAGGCGGTGGGGGTGCTTCAGGCGAGCGGCGGCTGGTACGAGATGGCGCGGGCGCTGGCGGATCTGGCGGAGGCGCACAAGCTGCTCGGCGATCTGGACACCAGCCGGCTGATGACCCGCCGGGCCCTGCGGCTCGCGGACAGTTGCGGCGCGGAGGAGCTGTCGCGTTCGCTGCAGCGCACTCCGGCCCGTTCGGCCCTGTCGGAAGCGACCCGTACGGGCGAGGATACTGCCGCCTTTTCCGAACTCTCCGATGCCGAGAGCCGGGTCGCAGCACTAGCAGCTTCCGGCTACACCAACCGGGAGATCGCCGCTAAGCTCTACATCACGATCTCCACGGTGGAACAACACTTGACCCGTGTCTACCGGAAGATCAACATCAGCCAGCGCCGAGAACTGCCCGCGAGCCTGGATTTCGATGTCGCTTACACCGCCTGATATCCCCGCGATGCCACTCGGCCCCAAGAGGTTGATGCCATGACGTGCGCTACCGCGTCCGCCACGACCATGCTCGTGCCGGATTTCCCCTTTTCCTATGACAGGTGGCTGTCCCACGCAGCGGGTTTGGGCGCCCTGCCTGCTGCGATGCACGGGACCGAAGTCGCCGTCATCGGCGGCGGAATGTCCGGACTGACCGCGGCCTATGAGCTTCTACGACTAGGGCTTTCCCCAGTTCTTTATGAAGCGGAGCAACTGGGCGGCCGGATGCGGTCCACGCCCTTCCCCGGGAATCCGGAATACAAGGCGGAGATGGGCGCCATGCGCTTTCCCGTCTCCGCGCGATCGCTGTTCCATTACATCGATCTGCTGGGCCTGTCCACTCGTCCTTTCCCTAATCCTTTGGCGCCGGCCACCGCGAGCACGCTGATCGACCTGAACGGCGGTCAGGACCGGGTGCGCACCGCGGCCGAGCTTCCAGGGGTCTACCAGGAGGTCGCCGACGCGTGGGACAAGGCGCTCCAGGAGCGCGCCGACCTGGCCACGCTGCGGGACGCCATCCAGCAGCGGGACGTCACCACGCTGAAGACCATATGGAACTCGCTGGTCAAGGAGTTCGACGACCAGTCCTTCTACGGCTTCCTCGCCACCTCTTCCACCTTCCAGTCGTTCCGCCACCGGGAGATCTTCGGCCAGGTGGGCTTCGGCACCGGCGGCTGGGACACCGACTTCCCCAACTCGGTGCTGGAGATCCTGCGCGTCGTGGTCACCGAGGCCGACGACAACCAGGTGGGCATAGTCGGCGGCTCCTCCCAGGTGCCGAACGGGCTGTGGGAGCACCAGCCCGAGACGCTCGCCCACTGGCCGCGGGGCACCTCGCTGGCCTCGCTGCACGGCGGCCGGCCCCGCCCCGCGGTCACCCGGCTGCGACGGACCGCCGACGGCGTCCGGGTGACGGACGAGAGCGGCGAGGAGCGCGAGTTCCCCGCGGTGATCTACAGCCCGCATCTGTGGACACTGCTGAACCGGGTCGACTGCGATCCGTCGCTGCTGTCCACTCCGCTGTGGACGGCGGTGGAGCGCACCCACTACATGGGCGCGTCCAAGCTGTTCGTCCTGGTCGACCGGCCGTTCTGGCGGGACGCCGACCCGGCGACCGGCCACGACGCGATGAGCATGACGCTCACCGACCGGATGCCGCGCGGGGTCTATCTGTTCGACGACGGGCCCGACCGGCCCGGGGTCATGTGCCTGTCGTACACCTGGAACGACGACTCGCTGAAGGTCGCCACGCTCTCGGCCGAGGAGCGGCTGGAGACGCTGCTCAGCAAGCTGGCCGCGATCTATCCGGACGTGGACATCCGGTCGCACATCATCGCGGGGCCGCTCACCGTCACCTGGGAGACCGAGCCCCGTTTCATGGGGGCCTTCAAGAACAATCTGCCCGGCCACTACCGCTATCAGCGGCGGCTGTTCACCCAGTTCATGCAGGACGGGACGGATCCGGCGCAGCAGGGCTTCTTCCTGTGCGGGGACGACGTCTCCTGGACGGCCGGGTTCGCCGAGGGAGCGGTGACCACGGCGCTGAACGCGGTGTGGGGAGTCCTCCGCCACCTCGGCGGCACCACGCACCCGGACAATCCGGGCCCCGGCGATCTCTTCGACACCTTCGCGCCGCTGGAGCTTCCGTACGACTGACGGCCACGGCCGTACGCATACAGCACACAACGGCCGTACACATACAGCACACCGGGGGAGCCGACGCGCGCCGTCGGCTCCCCCTGTCATGTCTCAGCCCTGGGCGATCTGCTCGAGCCGGCGCTTGTCCGGCTTGCCGTTGCGGTTGAGCGGGAAGCTCTCCAGCACCTCGACCCGGTTGGGCTGTTCGTAGAGCGGGAGCACCTGGCACAGCCGCTCCCGCCAGTGCTTGGCGTCCCGCAGCTCGTCGTCCTCCACGAAGAAGACGAGCTGGGTGTCGCCGGCCCGGCGCTCGTCGGGGAGCGGCACGATCCGGGTGGAGATCTCGGCGAGGGCGGCCTTCCGCTCGATCAGCTCGGGGTGGAGCGTGTAGCCGGAGCGGTGCACCGCGAACTTCCGCCCCAGGACGAACAGGTTGTCGTTGGCGTCGAGGTAGCCGAGGTCGCCGGTGGTCTGCCAGCCGGTGGGCACGGCGTCGATGGTGCCGTCCTCGGCGAGATGGCCCTCGAGCGCGTCCGGGGTGTCGACCTCGATCTCACCGGCCTCGCCGGGGGCGGCCGGGTGGCCGTCCTCGTCGATGACGCGCAGCTTGATGCCCTCCATGGCCCGGCCGCAGGAGACCGGGTTCTCCAGGGTGGCGAAGGCTATGTTGCCCAGCTCGGTGCTGCCGTAGCTGTCCAGCAACGGCAGGCCGAACTCGGCCACATAGCGCTCGGAGAGCGCGCCGTCGAGCGGCGCGGCGCCCGAGCAGAACATCCGGACGCCTTCCAACTGCGCCCGCAGCGACGGCTTCCGGCCGACCAGGTTGAGCATGGTGCGGTAGCTCGACGGAGTGGCGTCGATCACCGTGGCGCCGGTCCGTCCGGCCATCTGCACGGCCCGGTCCAGGCGCTTGTACGGGGCGATCACCAGCGAGCAGCGGGTGAGCCAGGCGATGAGCACCATGGACAGCCCGTACTGGTGGGCGAAGGGCAGCAGCGGCAGCAGTACGTCGTCCGGCCGGTGCCCGACCTGGGCGGCGTTGCGCTCCAGGTTGGTGAGGAACTTACGGCCGGACTTGACGGCCCCCTTGGGCTCGCCGGTGGAGCCGGAGGTCCACATGATCAGGCCGTCGCGCCGGTCGGCCCAGGCGTCGAAGGAAAGCTCCCGGGTGGCGAGCGGGCGCCCGGCGGCCGGGGCGATCAGTTCGTAGAGGTTCACCGTACGGATGTCGGCGTGGATCGGGGCGTCGTCGTCCACGAAGGCGATCGCGGCGCCGGTGCGCCGGGCGATCCGCCGGGTCTCGTCCGGGTGCTCCTGCTGGTCGATCAGCACGATGGAGGCTCCCACGTGCATGAGCGCGAACAGCACACTCACATAGGCGGCGGAGTTGCCCGCCTTGAAGATGACGCGGTCGCCGTGGGTCACCCCGTGCTCGCGGATCACATCGGCGACGCGCAGCGCGTCCAGCTCGAAGTCGGCCAGGGTCTGCACCGAGTCGAGCGCGTAGATCTTCGCGGTCATCGAACGTACTCTTTTCCTTTTCGCTCAGGAGTTCGCTCAGGAGATACGGGCAGCCCTGGGCGGGTCCCCCCTAGGCTCCCTGGTCTTCGAAGCCGGTCTCCCACTCGGCATCGACGGGGACGTGCGAGAGCAACTGGTCGTGCACCAGGTTGACGACCTCTCTCCGGCTCGAGTCGAGGTAGTAGCGGGCGCCGGGAAACACCTCGAGGTCGAACCGTCCGCTCGTACGCCGCCGCCAGGCCCGTACGCCGCGCAGCGGGGTCTTGGGGTCGCCCTCACCGGCGAGGGCGACGATCCGGCAGCCCAGCTCCGGGGGCCCCAGGGACATGCCCCAGTGCGCGGTGCGGCCGGATACGAACAGGGTCAGCAGCGCCGTCCCGGTCTCCCGTTCCAGCCGCTCGGCGACGCGGTAGGCGAGGTCGGCGCCGGCCCGGTGGCCGAAGAAGGCCAGCGGGCGGTCCATCCACTCCCCCAGCGCACCGAAGATCCGGTCCGCGAGGCCGGCCGAATCGGTCAGCCGCTCGTCGTCGTCGACGCCCACGTACAGGGGGTACTGGATCGCCAACACCTCGACGGTGGGCAGCAGAAGCTCGGACAGCGAGAGGTAGTACGCGGTGGAGTGGGCGGATTCCGGGAAACAGATCAGCCGGAAACTACTGGGAGTTTCCGTTTGCAAT is from Streptomyces hygroscopicus and encodes:
- a CDS encoding protein mbtH, with protein sequence MSNPFENPDGRYFVLVNEEGQHSLWPAFAEVPAGWTVAHGEDDRQACLDYVNEHWTDMRPKSLITAMDGTSA
- a CDS encoding polyprenyl diphosphate synthase — its product is MELTTGDPALTARLERGMDASEEQLRALATEARDPLVAEVAGHLFGPGGKRLRPLLALVGAEFGERDPSAAVQAATLAELVHVASLYHDDVMDQARTRRGVPSVNARWGNATAVLAGNWLLSKAAQLAAELGPEAIRLQSKVTNRLIMGQIRELVGPSDDDDPLSHYFTVVAGKSASLIAMALQLGAVRTGAPEPAVQALAEYGEHLGIAFQISDDILDITSTSEVSGKEQGKDLAIGVASLPVLLALADERPEAGELRTLLTAATAGPEGAGLPRAVALLHHCGALAEARTVMHARLLRARTAVNGLPDGPATRVLHALCDFVARRDH
- a CDS encoding chromosome condensation protein CrcB, giving the protein MGSSRSDVVDEPIDPDTGPAPPARHHPWRGQGPVVGVVAVGGALGATARYGASLLWPTPSGAFPWTTLLVNAVGCAVIGVFLVLITEMWTAHRLIRPFFGTGVLGGFTTFSTYAVDFTRLVQDGRFAIAFAYLAGTLVVAMAAVWAAVAATRGVLGAYGGGPGGRAAR
- a CDS encoding CrcB-like protein, translating into MNWLLVIAGGMVGAPLRYLTDRAVQARHDSVFPWGTFMVNVVGCLVLGLLTGAAVEGAASQRLQLLLGTGLCGALTTYSTFSYETLRLTEEGARLFAVANVVLSVAAGVGAAFAGAALAHAIWG
- a CDS encoding LysR family transcriptional regulator gives rise to the protein MQLHQLRYFATVAETRHFTRAAELLHVAQPSLSQQIRTLERELGADLFHRARGNIALTDAGEALLPLARQILADAETAHREVQEVAQLRRGRVRLGATPSLCASFVPDVLRRFHDEFPGIELIVDEGGSQDLVRTLSAGELDLALIITPLPGQASALAATELLREELVVASSPASPPPTRRRRILVEDLRDRPMVMFRRGYDLREFTTAVCRAAGFEPSFTVEGGEMDAVLGFVRAGLGIAVLPGMVAARSGLRITPFAGHDMQRTIAVAHRKDVAPPRAARELRRVMLEHLRTAAAGEFGLPPNTTRLLP
- a CDS encoding aromatic ring-opening dioxygenase LigA, whose product is MVNQKLTFVVGTGRCGSTALSQVINIHPDVLSINELFASIPDAEMLDEAPLSGPEFWGYLSRPNVVTNSMIKNGATPPEFLYHRMPKRRFDAETTGVPAISVMVLPHLTDDPDALFDELESEVTSWPTRRPADHWTALFVSLGARFGNPGAVVERTGLSIGRVPEMHRAFPEARFVHLYREGPDCAVSMSRHFSFRMIPMLWEMAMHLGLETPQQLTPQHAAQLPPDLAPLLSDRYDPELVMERPIPLSAFGTLWSETIVDGLRKLDDVPAEQRTALSYESLLEEPEKELIRLAEFIGVEPHRTWLDASIAHLDGGRPGAARKLPEAELTPLLESCSPGTRALAAHQ
- a CDS encoding regulatory protein LuxR; the protein is MLVERDQEMARLNRLLFEGAREGSRLAVISGAVTSGKTALLHTVADTAGGRGVRVLPAVASASEQKFPYAVLEQLYQGVPAHLRPSRPRPGLEALRNPHGPVEAELPLLQDFHRTLDELTGDAPLLIAIDDVQFADLPSLRCLAYGIRRCRSEALSVVVSRGSLTGPAATALDELLHEPKVCHVRLAPLTVAGVSTLLTQELGTAEAGRHAAAYHEMTGGNLLLLRGLLDDRFSRLTRGPLDPAPGTDAPVAGELFRQAALSCVYRGGPAHRRVAHGVALLGDATSVPLLSRLIEVEERLVRQSVGLLTEVGILHGGRFRSDSVRTVLLDDLELHELGPLHLRAARLLYEEGADPIDVARHLLSHEAPGPVEEWISQALCDAAVHAIAADRRELAMNCLQMADRYSTDEREALQLQATMVQAMWPFNPLSQMRRLQALAGPAGSGLLPAPQTIPVVIGLLGLGRMGEAAAALEQVSRAADEHPGTDLDTALRAIRLALSSTYPDHPELRPFLDQEESDGPWDIGPLSPDQSPESPQLTAFRALRTVLSRGVDERAVRAAERVLETVRLSDRTMLTVHAALQTLVYADRHATATSWCDRLIEETSERGAKALLAYFCVLRAQIALRVGRLRDTVRYAERALEELPARGWGVTVGMPLGMLINAHTAMGNHDAAAELLARPVPEEMYRNRFGLHYLYARARHQLATGRQHAALTDFRACGEKMAAWGLDSPATLTWRLGAAETWLTLGGQERAARLAEEQLELAGESSSRTRGAALRVLAATRPLNERIALLQQAVGVLQASGGWYEMARALADLAEAHKLLGDLDTSRLMTRRALRLADSCGAEELSRSLQRTPARSALSEATRTGEDTAAFSELSDAESRVAALAASGYTNREIAAKLYITISTVEQHLTRVYRKINISQRRELPASLDFDVAYTA
- a CDS encoding amine oxidase, with amino-acid sequence MTCATASATTMLVPDFPFSYDRWLSHAAGLGALPAAMHGTEVAVIGGGMSGLTAAYELLRLGLSPVLYEAEQLGGRMRSTPFPGNPEYKAEMGAMRFPVSARSLFHYIDLLGLSTRPFPNPLAPATASTLIDLNGGQDRVRTAAELPGVYQEVADAWDKALQERADLATLRDAIQQRDVTTLKTIWNSLVKEFDDQSFYGFLATSSTFQSFRHREIFGQVGFGTGGWDTDFPNSVLEILRVVVTEADDNQVGIVGGSSQVPNGLWEHQPETLAHWPRGTSLASLHGGRPRPAVTRLRRTADGVRVTDESGEEREFPAVIYSPHLWTLLNRVDCDPSLLSTPLWTAVERTHYMGASKLFVLVDRPFWRDADPATGHDAMSMTLTDRMPRGVYLFDDGPDRPGVMCLSYTWNDDSLKVATLSAEERLETLLSKLAAIYPDVDIRSHIIAGPLTVTWETEPRFMGAFKNNLPGHYRYQRRLFTQFMQDGTDPAQQGFFLCGDDVSWTAGFAEGAVTTALNAVWGVLRHLGGTTHPDNPGPGDLFDTFAPLELPYD